A section of the Leptotrichia sp. HSP-342 genome encodes:
- a CDS encoding DUF1045 domain-containing protein, producing MIKKIFFLAFILFCFNIFSNADYSTSNDNSNVSASDQSFSDAEIFFIIIGGAILFNFFSSDSSTNENYNVFIIMDNSATKNIKNISKKLEENQIENLYTQGYVIHVTLYLTKYEKNSLYKIKETVEKIANQTKSFDMEFYKLEKTERKTLAVYAKNNQNIQQLADEITVNLTKYRKKDIETPEWVRYFPEKEKLFNLYGSPDVFMNFDPHITLLTQENSSKINSFILNYNFTPFKTKAISIGIGKANNLGQIKEIIYSQSLIS from the coding sequence ATGATAAAAAAAATATTTTTTTTAGCTTTTATACTATTTTGTTTTAATATTTTTTCCAATGCAGATTACAGTACTTCTAATGACAATTCTAACGTTTCTGCTTCAGATCAAAGTTTTAGTGATGCAGAAATATTCTTCATTATTATTGGAGGAGCGATTTTATTTAATTTTTTTAGTTCCGATTCCAGTACAAATGAAAATTATAACGTTTTCATAATTATGGATAATAGTGCAACTAAAAATATTAAAAATATTTCAAAGAAATTAGAGGAAAATCAAATTGAAAACCTTTATACACAAGGATATGTTATACATGTGACATTATATCTTACAAAATATGAAAAAAATTCTCTATATAAAATCAAGGAAACTGTCGAAAAAATTGCAAACCAGACAAAATCTTTTGATATGGAATTTTACAAGTTAGAAAAAACAGAAAGAAAAACGCTTGCAGTTTATGCCAAAAATAATCAAAATATTCAGCAGCTTGCAGATGAAATTACAGTCAACCTAACTAAGTACCGTAAGAAAGACATAGAAACTCCTGAGTGGGTAAGGTACTTTCCTGAAAAAGAAAAATTGTTCAATTTATATGGCTCTCCAGATGTATTTATGAACTTTGATCCGCATATAACCTTGCTCACTCAGGAAAATTCATCCAAAATAAATTCATTTATCTTAAATTACAATTTTACCCCCTTCAAAACTAAAGCAATTAGTATAGGAATTGGCAAGGCAAATAACTTAGGACAGATAAAAGAGATAATTTATTCACAAAGTTTAATTAGCTAA
- a CDS encoding thioredoxin family protein, whose protein sequence is MKKLENYEQILNKIKEEEYFLLYVSMNNCSVCQVDMPKVEKIVNEQNFPAYYIKASEIPEAVGQLSLFSVPVVILFYEGREIHRQAKIIDFGELNYRIEQII, encoded by the coding sequence ATGAAAAAACTTGAAAATTATGAACAAATACTTAATAAAATAAAAGAAGAAGAATATTTTTTATTATACGTTTCAATGAATAATTGCAGCGTTTGTCAGGTTGATATGCCAAAAGTTGAGAAAATTGTTAATGAACAAAATTTCCCCGCTTATTATATCAAAGCATCTGAAATTCCTGAAGCTGTTGGGCAATTAAGTCTATTTTCAGTCCCAGTAGTTATTCTATTTTATGAAGGCAGAGAGATACACAGACAAGCTAAAATTATTGATTTTGGCGAATTAAATTATAGAATTGAACAGATTATATAA
- a CDS encoding 2'-5' RNA ligase family protein: MKKLFFSIFLMFCINVFSNVNYNVFVIMDNNATKNVENISKGLKDAGIESLYSKGYAVHLTLYLTEYNPEALKTIKDTVNKIANQTKSFDIEFYRLRKTGGNWFMLDAQNNEAIQQLADEITVSLNKYRAKDAKVPDWAKSIPEKVKSFNLYGSPNVFTSFDPHITLLTPEDSAKIDAFTSKYDFKPFKSKVIGIGIAQVDDLGQAKNIIYSVKFKK, encoded by the coding sequence ATGAAAAAATTATTTTTTTCGATTTTTTTAATGTTTTGTATCAACGTTTTTTCCAATGTAAATTATAATGTTTTTGTAATTATGGATAACAATGCAACTAAAAATGTGGAGAACATTTCAAAAGGGCTTAAAGATGCAGGAATCGAAAGCCTTTATTCCAAAGGATATGCAGTTCATCTGACACTTTATCTTACAGAATATAATCCTGAAGCACTAAAAACAATAAAAGATACTGTCAATAAGATTGCAAATCAGACAAAGTCTTTTGATATAGAGTTTTACAGATTAAGAAAAACTGGCGGAAACTGGTTTATGCTTGATGCTCAAAACAATGAAGCTATACAACAGCTTGCAGACGAAATAACAGTTAGCTTAAACAAATATCGTGCAAAGGACGCAAAAGTTCCCGACTGGGCAAAATCTATTCCTGAAAAAGTAAAATCCTTTAATTTGTACGGCTCTCCAAACGTATTTACAAGTTTTGATCCGCACATAACTTTACTTACTCCAGAGGATTCAGCAAAAATAGATGCATTTACTTCAAAATATGATTTTAAACCTTTCAAATCTAAAGTCATTGGTATAGGAATCGCTCAAGTTGACGATTTGGGGCAAGCAAAAAATATAATTTATTCGGTAAAATTTAAAAAATAA
- a CDS encoding type 1 glutamine amidotransferase, with translation MKIHFILHEAFEAPGAYLAWAALSGHDISTTKVYQYEKLPENADSFDFLIVMGGPQSPIGDNNEFPYFDAKAEIELIRKAVKADKFVVGVCLGAQLLGEAFGGKTEKSPFREIGNFPIELTKDGLEDDNIKHFEKQATVGHWHSDMPGLTDTAKVLAASKGCPRQIIKYSEKHYGFQCHLEFTKALTELLIDSDKTLEQDSQTLPFVQSPQTIRSNSYDEMNNLLYEFLYKLTKK, from the coding sequence ATGAAAATACACTTTATATTACACGAAGCATTTGAAGCGCCAGGAGCTTATCTTGCTTGGGCAGCACTTTCTGGACACGATATTTCCACAACAAAAGTATATCAATATGAAAAGTTACCTGAAAATGCAGATTCATTTGATTTTTTAATTGTGATGGGCGGACCGCAGAGTCCTATTGGAGATAACAACGAATTTCCATATTTTGATGCAAAAGCTGAAATTGAATTAATCAGAAAAGCTGTAAAGGCAGATAAATTTGTAGTCGGAGTATGTCTTGGTGCTCAATTGCTAGGAGAAGCATTTGGTGGCAAAACAGAAAAAAGCCCTTTCCGTGAAATAGGAAATTTTCCAATTGAACTAACAAAAGATGGACTGGAAGATGACAACATAAAACATTTTGAAAAACAAGCTACTGTAGGGCATTGGCATAGCGATATGCCAGGATTAACAGATACTGCAAAAGTCTTGGCAGCAAGTAAAGGGTGTCCACGACAGATTATAAAATATAGTGAAAAACATTATGGCTTTCAATGTCATCTCGAATTTACAAAAGCTCTAACTGAATTGTTAATAGATTCAGATAAAACTCTTGAGCAGGATAGCCAAACTTTACCTTTTGTTCAATCTCCTCAAACTATACGTAGCAATAGCTACGATGAAATGAATAATCTTCTTTATGAATTTTTATATAAACTTACAAAAAAATAA
- a CDS encoding nucleotidyltransferase family protein, with translation MLKIGIVAEYNPFHNGHLYQIRKIKEIFGEDVLIVVVISGDFVQRGEISFLDKWEKTQVSLGCGVDLVVELPLYYSIQNAEIFSRMATKILDYLGIDIQVFGAEEENIEILQKVLELQKRQDYKDKLMEYMKKGNSYSTSQRLALKEYNLDGIVKSNNILALEYMREIENSNLKIKPYIIKREISEYNEENVSEDREEFASASFLRNELEKILDKFSEEKFDFEKIKNSIIEKKCSFLKNRGVENSKEIEKKNYNFEKKQNIREKIDLESLKNVKTEERIFWKLEEIQKFLPEKSFDIIFKNLEWKINNRFSGDKIKEEIFKIVKYKILTEKKEKIMEIYDITEEIYARIYGTMLNSQKYIEFLKNTKSRNLSNKRVERIILNILLNIKADMMDFEINYVRILGFNKKGQEYLKKIRENNKIENFDTENDFQKKDVFVNWKDIEKFRNFDKNNQNLENFEIQENFLEKIQVEKNGFLIKELILGKKEKLNPIVCLD, from the coding sequence TTGTTAAAAATAGGAATTGTAGCTGAATATAATCCATTTCACAACGGACATTTGTATCAAATCAGGAAAATTAAAGAGATATTTGGTGAAGATGTCTTGATTGTGGTAGTGATAAGTGGAGATTTTGTTCAACGGGGAGAAATTTCGTTTTTGGATAAGTGGGAGAAAACACAGGTTAGCTTAGGATGCGGAGTTGATTTGGTTGTGGAGTTGCCACTTTATTATTCGATTCAGAATGCTGAGATTTTTTCAAGAATGGCAACAAAAATTTTGGATTATTTGGGAATAGATATTCAGGTTTTTGGAGCGGAAGAGGAAAATATTGAGATTTTGCAAAAGGTGCTTGAACTGCAGAAAAGGCAGGATTATAAGGACAAGCTTATGGAATATATGAAAAAAGGCAACAGTTACAGCACTTCTCAAAGACTGGCATTAAAGGAATATAATTTAGATGGAATTGTGAAGTCAAATAATATTTTGGCTCTGGAATATATGCGTGAGATAGAAAATAGCAATCTTAAAATAAAACCGTATATTATAAAAAGAGAAATTTCAGAATATAATGAAGAGAACGTTTCTGAGGATAGGGAAGAGTTTGCTAGTGCTTCGTTTTTGAGAAATGAGCTGGAAAAGATTTTGGATAAATTTTCTGAAGAAAAATTTGATTTTGAAAAAATAAAAAATTCTATTATTGAAAAAAAATGTAGTTTTTTAAAAAATAGAGGAGTAGAAAATTCAAAAGAAATTGAAAAAAAAAATTATAATTTTGAGAAAAAGCAAAATATTAGGGAAAAAATAGATTTAGAAAGTTTGAAAAATGTAAAAACAGAAGAAAGAATCTTTTGGAAACTAGAAGAGATTCAGAAATTTTTACCAGAAAAATCATTTGACATTATTTTTAAAAATTTGGAATGGAAGATAAATAACAGATTTAGTGGAGATAAAATAAAGGAAGAAATCTTTAAAATTGTGAAATATAAGATTTTGACAGAAAAAAAAGAAAAAATAATGGAAATATATGATATAACTGAAGAAATTTATGCTAGAATATACGGAACAATGTTGAATTCGCAAAAATATATAGAATTTTTGAAAAATACAAAATCTAGAAATTTATCGAATAAACGTGTAGAACGGATTATTTTGAATATTTTACTAAATATAAAAGCTGATATGATGGATTTTGAAATAAATTATGTAAGAATTTTAGGTTTTAATAAAAAGGGTCAGGAATATTTGAAAAAGATTCGTGAAAATAATAAAATTGAAAACTTTGATACGGAAAATGATTTTCAGAAAAAAGATGTCTTTGTAAATTGGAAGGATATTGAAAAATTTAGAAATTTTGATAAAAATAATCAAAATTTAGAAAATTTTGAGATTCAAGAAAACTTTTTGGAAAAAATACAAGTTGAAAAGAATGGATTTCTGATAAAGGAATTAATTTTAGGCAAAAAAGAGAAGTTAAATCCGATTGTTTGTTTAGATTGA
- a CDS encoding alpha/beta hydrolase — MGLLITINVLFMIFFFVIAYMSIRYFINQIEKYPRVTFEEVYNSKKLRQKYNIEDNKANPYDYGYNFKEIEYKSGKIQLYGWLIENKEATKTMIISHGRGVNRLASLQYLEMFKNIGLDKEYNFFIPDLRNSGKSDVAKTKMGYCFGQDIFHTMEMLNERFGKNNFTLYGFSQGGMGSAIASKMYVKALRKKGIVIDKLILDSSISNIRKRIKEDAKKRRVPKFIVSVIVRIFNLRVGSHLDKLRLSYLLKRIPTLIIQSKNDKATTYGMLMEEYNELAQNENIKLKVFEKGSHTRIYADPECKDEYVEAVKEFLTN, encoded by the coding sequence ATGGGATTGTTAATAACAATTAATGTGCTGTTTATGATATTTTTCTTTGTGATAGCATATATGTCGATACGGTATTTTATTAATCAGATTGAAAAATATCCGAGAGTTACATTTGAAGAGGTGTATAACAGTAAAAAATTGAGACAGAAGTATAATATTGAGGATAATAAGGCAAATCCTTATGATTATGGGTATAATTTTAAGGAAATTGAGTATAAGTCAGGGAAAATACAGCTTTATGGATGGCTTATTGAGAATAAGGAAGCTACAAAAACGATGATTATTTCGCATGGTCGTGGTGTAAATAGGCTCGCTTCGTTACAATATTTGGAAATGTTTAAAAATATTGGACTTGACAAGGAGTATAATTTTTTTATTCCAGATTTGAGAAACTCTGGAAAGTCTGATGTGGCTAAAACTAAGATGGGGTACTGCTTTGGACAGGATATTTTTCATACAATGGAAATGCTGAATGAAAGATTTGGAAAGAACAATTTTACACTTTACGGGTTTTCACAAGGAGGAATGGGTTCTGCGATTGCTTCTAAAATGTACGTGAAGGCACTTAGAAAAAAAGGGATTGTGATTGATAAGCTGATTTTGGACAGTTCGATTTCGAATATAAGAAAGAGAATTAAGGAAGATGCAAAAAAACGTCGTGTTCCAAAATTTATTGTAAGTGTTATTGTAAGAATTTTTAATTTAAGAGTTGGAAGCCATCTTGATAAGCTTAGATTATCGTATTTGCTAAAAAGAATACCTACTTTGATAATTCAGTCTAAAAATGACAAGGCTACAACTTATGGAATGCTTATGGAAGAATATAACGAACTTGCACAGAATGAAAATATCAAGCTAAAAGTTTTTGAAAAAGGTTCACACACAAGAATTTATGCTGATCCTGAATGTAAAGATGAATATGTTGAGGCAGTAAAAGAGTTTTTAACAAATTAA
- a CDS encoding MFS transporter has product MSSRLTKKSYIIYGLGVSYFMIDQIYNQWLSYYYLPPETEKNLVPLLKPQYLVLAFIFARIIDAISDPVVGFLSDNSKSRFGKRSIFMLVGGLPLGILTVMYFYPIKSSQMTTLIYLSVVGGLYFTAYTLVAAPYNALIPDLASNKEERLNLSTMQSTFRLIFTGVAMVLPGILISKLGVVNGVLNTEVGIRKTVILITILSVLGIYACIFFLKEKQLTQNRPKTESLGFMKSISHLKDKEIILYFLGYFFFFCGFNILRGDLTYYLSAVMQKDIKYLTVISVVLFGMAGLFFPITNKFGKKYSYKKILIVDMLLLIIGTFGLLFINKNNSIFAYLLFVICGTGLSGAAFIFPQAMLSEISAKLSETKKVSLEGFMFGIQGMFLKLAFLVQQVVQSTLLVVGNQNVQNGVKGATEVGVKVTLVVALALFGVSLFFYNLKKED; this is encoded by the coding sequence ATGAGTTCAAGATTAACGAAAAAAAGTTACATAATTTACGGGCTTGGGGTTTCATATTTTATGATTGACCAGATTTATAATCAATGGCTGTCGTATTACTATTTACCGCCCGAAACGGAGAAAAATTTAGTTCCGCTGTTAAAGCCGCAATATTTAGTTCTAGCGTTTATTTTTGCGAGGATTATTGATGCAATATCAGATCCTGTTGTAGGATTTTTATCTGATAATTCAAAATCACGGTTTGGAAAAAGATCAATATTTATGCTAGTTGGAGGATTACCGCTTGGGATTCTTACGGTTATGTATTTTTATCCAATTAAAAGTTCGCAGATGACAACACTTATTTATTTATCGGTCGTTGGAGGACTGTATTTTACGGCATATACTTTAGTCGCAGCACCGTATAACGCTCTAATTCCAGATTTGGCTTCAAATAAGGAAGAAAGGCTTAACCTTTCTACAATGCAGTCAACTTTTAGGCTCATATTTACTGGGGTTGCGATGGTTCTGCCGGGTATTTTGATTTCAAAATTGGGGGTAGTAAATGGAGTGCTGAATACAGAAGTTGGAATACGTAAAACAGTAATTTTGATTACAATATTGTCAGTTTTAGGGATTTATGCGTGTATATTTTTCCTAAAGGAAAAGCAGCTTACACAAAATCGTCCTAAGACTGAATCGCTTGGGTTTATGAAATCAATTTCACATTTGAAGGATAAGGAAATTATTTTGTATTTTTTAGGATACTTCTTTTTCTTTTGCGGATTTAACATACTTCGTGGAGATTTGACATATTATTTGAGCGCTGTAATGCAAAAGGATATTAAATATTTGACTGTGATATCAGTTGTGCTATTTGGAATGGCGGGGCTATTTTTTCCAATTACAAACAAGTTTGGGAAAAAGTATTCGTATAAGAAAATATTGATTGTGGATATGCTGCTTTTAATAATCGGTACTTTTGGTCTATTGTTTATTAATAAAAATAATTCAATTTTTGCATATTTACTTTTTGTAATTTGTGGAACAGGATTAAGTGGTGCAGCGTTTATTTTCCCACAGGCAATGCTTAGTGAAATTTCTGCAAAACTGTCAGAAACTAAAAAAGTAAGTTTGGAAGGCTTTATGTTTGGAATACAGGGAATGTTTCTAAAATTGGCATTTCTAGTGCAGCAAGTTGTTCAGTCAACTTTACTTGTTGTTGGAAATCAGAATGTTCAGAATGGCGTGAAAGGTGCAACTGAAGTTGGAGTTAAAGTGACACTTGTCGTAGCATTAGCGCTGTTTGGCGTTTCGCTGTTTTTCTATAATCTGAAAAAAGAGGATTAA